The genomic region TTAGTAGCTTGACCTCTTCGGCCTTCTCTTCAGGGTTGTCTAATCAACCCCTAAGTGAGCGGTCTTCCCTAAAAAATTGTAACTCGCTTCCGTAACTTCACCTTCTCAGGCTCCGTTACCTCCGCTCGTTACCACCAGCTTCAGCATTATACAGTTTTCAAGGTACTGTAATGATTTAATTCTGTTTAGCCGTCCACATTACTTATGCCAAACCAAAGAAGTCTTTTCAGTGTACGGCATATATTACTTTATTATGGTGGAGATAAGGAGATTCGAACTCCTGACCCCCTGCTTGCAAGGCAGGTGCTCTCCCAACTGAGCTATACCCCCACATCATAATAATCATTACATTTCCCAATGTCCTTTTATGAATCCAACACCGGACACTGGAAATTAAACAGTGCATTGACGAACCCGACCGACCTGGATTGGCTTTACTGCTTTTAGCAGTAAGCCTGTCTCCTTAGAAAGGAGGTGATCCAGCCGCACCTTCCGATACGGCTACCTTGTTACGACTTCACCCCAATCACTGACCCCACCTTCGACGGCGCCCCCCTCTCGGTTAGGCTACCGGCTTCGGGTGTTGCCAGCTCTCATGGTGTGACGGGCGGTGTGTACAAGGCCCGGGAACGTATTCACGGCAGTATGCTGACCTGCCATTACTAGCAATTCCGGCTTCATGCAGGCGAGTTGCAGCCTGCAATCCGAACTGGGACGACCTTTCGGGATTTGCTCCTCCTCGCGGATTTGCTTCCCTCTGTAGTCGCCATTGTAGCACGTGTGTAGCCCAGGACATAAGGGGCATGATGATTTGACGTCATCCCCACCTTCCTCCGACTTCTCGCCGGCAGTCTCGTTAGAGTGCCCATCTTACTGCTGGCAACTAACGACAAGGGTTGCGCTCGTTGCGGGACTTAACCCAACATCTCACGACACGAGCTGACGACAACCATGCACCACCTGTCTCCCCTGCTCCTTGCGGAGAAGATGTATCTCTACATCCGTCAGGGGGATGTCAAGCCCTGGTAAGGTTCTTCGCGTTGCTTCGAATTAAACCACATGCTCCACTGCTTGTGCGGGCCCCCGTCAATTCCTTTGAGTTTCAGCCTTGCGGCCGTACTCCCCAGGTGGGATACTTATTGTGTTAACTACGGCACAGAAGGGGTCGATACCTCCTACACCTAGTATCCATCGTTTACAGCGTGGACTACCAGGGTATCTAATCCTGTTTGCTCCCCACGCTTTCGCGCCTCAGCGTCAGTTACCGTCCAGAAAGCCGCCTTCGCCACTGGTGTTCCTCCCAATATCTACGCATTTCACCGCTACACTGGGAATTCCGCTTTCCTCTCCGGCACTCAAGAGCACCAGTTTCAGATGCACCCCCGAGGTTAAGCCCCGGTATTTCACACCTGACTTGGCACCCCGCCTACACGCCCTTTACACCCAGTAATTCCGGACAACGCTCGCCACCTACGTATTACCGCGGCTGCTGGCACGTAGTTAGCCGTGGCTTGTTCTTCGGGTACCGTCATCTTCGTCCCCGATCAAAGGAGTTTACAACCCAAAGGCCTTCTTCCTCCACGCGGCGTCGCTGCGTCAGGGTTTCCCCCATTGCGCAATATTCCCCACTGCTGCCTCCCGTAGGAGTCTGGGCCGTGTCTCAGTCCCAATGCGGCCGGCCAACCTCTCAGTCCGGCTACCGATCGTCGCCTTGGTAGGCCGTTACCCTACCAACTAGCTAATCGGACGCGAGCCCATCCTATGCCGCCTCAGCTTTTACCACTGTGACATGCGTCACTGTGGTCTTATGCGGTATTAGCACCGGTTTCCCGGTGTTATCCCCCAGCATAGGGCAGGTTGCTCACGCGTTACTCGCCCGTCCGCCACTCTCACCATGCCACTTCGGTCCGAAGACCTCCGTAACACGGATCCCGTTCGACTTGCATGTGTTAGGCACGCCGCCAGCGTTCGTCCTGAGCCAGGATCAAACCCTCAAATTAAACTTCTTACCGTCTAATCCGATGGTTTCCCTCTAGCTCTGTTACACAGAGTCTCAAAGTTCTTAACGGATTCGTCTTGCACTGTTCAATTTTCAATGTCCGGTTCCAACTACCCGTCGGCTCTGCCACTTCCGCTGTCCTTGCCTTCGCCGTCTTCCCCGTGGCGAATTCTTAGTTTATCACGTCTCTTATCTTTTGTCAAGTGCTTTATGTTAATTATTTTTTAATGTCTTTACGACATTTTTGCTTTTATTTCCCGCCGCTTTTTATCATCAGCGACAGCTTCTTTATCTTATCACGCTGTTTGACCTTTGTCAAGACCGAAGTTGTTATTTGTAATTTATTATTTCCCGTTCTAAATCAAAAAATAACAACTTTATTTCTTGATTTAACCAGTGTCAAGCAGCGACTTTTAGATATTAGCACAGCCCCGGTGCCGTTGTCAATAGGGTTATTAATAAGTTTTTGTTTTTTTCATATCAAAAAACGGGGTTTAAAATACCCCGTTTTCAGCCCAAATCCAGTTATCATCAACTATTCTTCTGTCTTTAATATTTCATACAGAATTCCGTTTATATTTTTGCTTGAGGAACACTCAATCACTTCGGTTATCTGTTCATACTTTCCCCTTATGGCTTTCTGCATTATATTCGCGTACTGGAAAATTTCATTTCCTTTAACGCTTGTTTTAACGTATTTCGAAATTATATCGAACAACTCACCCGCCTTTGACAGGTTCTTAAGATTTACATGCTGTTCGAAAAACGCCTTTAAAAACGCATTCTGGTTCTTTTGCCTGAAATAAACCGAGTATGTTTTAAACTCCCCTTCCCGTGTATACCCTTGTCTGAAACGCACGAAGCCTTCAGCCTGCGCGCCGTTCAGAAGTTGGTACCCTGGCTCAAGATGTATGTAAAGATTTTGCACCGGGTCCTCATAATGCATATATACGGGCACATTAACCCATACTCCGCCAAACAGGTCAACAACTTTACGGAAACCTTCTGTCTTTATAATAATATAATCATCTATCTCAATTCCAAAAATCTCATCCATCAGATCGGCCCAAAAATTCATCGCGTATATTGTGTTGCCAGATGTTCCGAATTTGCCGTCCTCCGCCCCGTACTTTAAATCAATGGCAATTGCATGGGCGGCATTCATCTTTTGTATGCTCGGATCGGCCGCATGTGTCGGGTTTGCTTTCTTCAGTTCTTCCAACACTTTATCACTGTAATCTATATAAACATCCCTTGGAAAATTAATTAATTTCATTTGCTTGTTCTTTTCATCTATGCTCAGGACAATTATTGTGTCATACGCCTGGTAAAGCGCATCCTGTCCGATTAGAAGAATGTTTTTGCTTTCCGGCTCAACAAGCGTTTTGTAATATCTCTGCCCGTTTGTAAGGCCTTTGGTTTCTTCAGTCTTTTCCTGATCCTCTTCATTTTCTTCTTCAGGTGCTGCTGTGGGTTCAGGTGTAACAGTAATTTCAGGCACAGGCTCTTCATACTGAACTGTTTGAGCTGATTTGTCGTAATCAGCAGGTTTCGCAAAAATAATCAGAACCACTGTAAACAAAATACTTGATATCAGCAGCATCAGCAACGCTATTTTCGTTTTTTTCTGAAGTCTCATTCCGTTTTTTCCCTGCCTCAAAAACCAAATATATACACTTGTTTTACATTAATATAATTATATCATGCAATTTAACCTTACTTCAAACGGTAAAATGACCAAAGGCAGCAGATTATGTCATAACCTGCTGCCTTAAGCATTTGCTGTAATTATAACCTTACATCACTGCATTTTGCTTTTTATAAACTGTATCCTTTCAAGCACTTTATCGTAAAGTTCGCTGTATTTTTCAAGTTTTTCCCTTTCGGCGTCAACAACCTTCTGCGGTGCCTTTGATACAAAACTCTCGTTGCTGAGTTTTCCTTTAACCCTGTCAAGTTCCTTCTCAAGATTCTCCTTTTCTTTAAGAAGCCGTTCCATCTCTTTTTCAAAATCAAGCAGCTCATCCAGCGGAATATATATTTCCACTCCTTTTATAACGCTTGAAACGGCATCATGTGGAACATGCGATTTATCACTGCAGATTTCAAATGCTGACACTCCTGCAAGCCTGATAAACGTTGACTCTTCTTCACGGAAAATCGCTTCCATTTCACGATCTTCCATTACCAAAATAGCTTTCGGTCTTTTGTTTACCGGAACTTTCATTTCGGCTTTGATATTGCGTATGCTGCGTATTGCTTCCATTATCGTGCTCATCCTGGCTTCCGCATCAGGATCGTTTAACTCCTCCCGGTATGCCGGCCAGCTTGAAATCATTATACTTTCATCCTCGGTATACAGGTGCTGGTATATTTCTTCGGTAATAAACGGCATAAACGGATGCAGAAGTTTCATTGAATTCTTCAGGACCTCGTTCAGAACGTACAAGGCTTCAAGCCTGCCCTTGGCTTCGCGGTCAAAAAGTCTCGGCTTTACCAGTTCTATATACCAGTCGCAGAATTCCTCCCAGATAAATTCATAAATCTTTTGAAGCCCTATTCCAAGCTCAAACTTCTCGAGGTTTTCGGTAACTTCCCTTGTTACCGTGTTAACTCTGCTCAGTATCCATCTGTCGGGCAACGCAAAATTCTCTTTCTTTACATTGTCAAAATTTACTTCCCTGTCAAAATTCATCATTACAAAGCGGAAAGCATTCCATATCTTATTGGCAAAATTCCTGCTCGCTTCCAGCTTTTCTTCAGAAAAACGCATGTCATTTCCCGGTGAAGTACCGATGGTCAACGCATACCTTAACGCATCGGTTCCGTAATTTTCAATCACTTCTATCGGATCCACGCCATTGCCGAGAGATTTGCTCATTTTTCTGCCGAGGGCATCCCGTACGAGGCCATGGATCAGAACATACCTGAACGGAACATCTCCCATGTGCTCCAAACCGGAGAAAATCATGCGTGCAACCCAGAAGAAAATAATATCATAACCTGTGACAAGAACGTTCGTAGGATAGAAAAATTCCAGATCTTCCGTCTTTTCCGGCCAACCAAGGGTGGAAAAAGGCCAAAGAGCCGAGCTGAACCATGTGTCAAGAACGTCCTCGTCCTGTACCAGGTTGGTGCTTCCGCACTTTTCACATTTTTCAGGCGCCGTTCTTGCCACCTGCATATGGTCGCAATCCTTGCAGTACCATGCAGGAATACGGTGACCCCACCAAAGCTGTCTTGAAATACACCAGTCCTGAATGTTTTCCATCCAGTTGAAATAAATTTTCGAAAAGCGTTCAGGCACGAATTTAATCTTTCGGCTTTTTACTGCTTCAATTGCAGGCTCCGCAAGGGGTTTCATCTTAACAAACCACTGCTTTGACACTTTTGGTTCTATTACCGTATGACAGCGGTAACAGGTTCCGACATTGTGTTTGTGCGGTTTTACTTCAGCCAGCAGGCCTAATTTTTCCAGGTCAGCCACAATCCTCTTTCTTGCCTCATACCTGTCCAACCCGTTGTAAATACCGGCATTCTCGTTCATTGTGGCATTATCGTTCATAACATCAATTACCGGCAGGTTATGCCTTCTTCCAACCTCAAAGTCGTTCGGGTCATGAGCAGGAGTGATCTTTACAACGCCCGTTCCGAATTCCTTTTCCACATATTCGTCGGCAATCACCGGAATTTCACGGTTTACCAAAGGAAGTATAACTGTTTTTCCTATAAAGCGTTTGTATCTTTCATCCTCAGGATGCACTGCAACGGCTGTGTCGCCGAGCATTGTCTCAGGACGGGTTGTGGCAACGGTAAGGTACTCATTTTCGCCCTTTACAGGATAACGTATATACCAAAGTTTTCCTTCTTTTTCTTCATATTCCACTTCGGCATCGGATATTGTGGTCAGGCAGCAGGGACACCAGTTAATTATTCTTTCCCCTCTGTATATAAGGCCCTTTTCATAAAGTCTCACAAATACTTCTATAACGGCTTTAGAGAGATTTTCATCCATTGTAAAGCGTTCCCGTTTCCAGTCACAGGAACAACCAAGTCTTTTCAACTGCTCCACAATTCTTCCGCCGTACTGTTTCTTCCATGCCCATGCCCTTTCCAGGAATTTTTCACGTCCCAGCTGTTCCTTTGTCAGGCCTTCTTCAGCCAGCTTTTCAACAATTTTCACTTCGGTAGCGATGCTTGCATGGTCGGTTCCTGGAACCCATAAAGCACAATAACCCTGCATTCTTCTAAAACGGATAAGAATATCCTGAAGCGTA from Thermoclostridium stercorarium subsp. stercorarium DSM 8532 harbors:
- a CDS encoding LCP family protein, whose protein sequence is MRLQKKTKIALLMLLISSILFTVVLIIFAKPADYDKSAQTVQYEEPVPEITVTPEPTAAPEEENEEDQEKTEETKGLTNGQRYYKTLVEPESKNILLIGQDALYQAYDTIIVLSIDEKNKQMKLINFPRDVYIDYSDKVLEELKKANPTHAADPSIQKMNAAHAIAIDLKYGAEDGKFGTSGNTIYAMNFWADLMDEIFGIEIDDYIIIKTEGFRKVVDLFGGVWVNVPVYMHYEDPVQNLYIHLEPGYQLLNGAQAEGFVRFRQGYTREGEFKTYSVYFRQKNQNAFLKAFFEQHVNLKNLSKAGELFDIISKYVKTSVKGNEIFQYANIMQKAIRGKYEQITEVIECSSSKNINGILYEILKTEE
- a CDS encoding valine--tRNA ligase, with protein sequence MNMNDIPKTYVPGEVEERIYKFWMEKDYFHAEIDRNKEPFTIVMPPPNITGHLHMGHALDNTLQDILIRFRRMQGYCALWVPGTDHASIATEVKIVEKLAEEGLTKEQLGREKFLERAWAWKKQYGGRIVEQLKRLGCSCDWKRERFTMDENLSKAVIEVFVRLYEKGLIYRGERIINWCPCCLTTISDAEVEYEEKEGKLWYIRYPVKGENEYLTVATTRPETMLGDTAVAVHPEDERYKRFIGKTVILPLVNREIPVIADEYVEKEFGTGVVKITPAHDPNDFEVGRRHNLPVIDVMNDNATMNENAGIYNGLDRYEARKRIVADLEKLGLLAEVKPHKHNVGTCYRCHTVIEPKVSKQWFVKMKPLAEPAIEAVKSRKIKFVPERFSKIYFNWMENIQDWCISRQLWWGHRIPAWYCKDCDHMQVARTAPEKCEKCGSTNLVQDEDVLDTWFSSALWPFSTLGWPEKTEDLEFFYPTNVLVTGYDIIFFWVARMIFSGLEHMGDVPFRYVLIHGLVRDALGRKMSKSLGNGVDPIEVIENYGTDALRYALTIGTSPGNDMRFSEEKLEASRNFANKIWNAFRFVMMNFDREVNFDNVKKENFALPDRWILSRVNTVTREVTENLEKFELGIGLQKIYEFIWEEFCDWYIELVKPRLFDREAKGRLEALYVLNEVLKNSMKLLHPFMPFITEEIYQHLYTEDESIMISSWPAYREELNDPDAEARMSTIMEAIRSIRNIKAEMKVPVNKRPKAILVMEDREMEAIFREEESTFIRLAGVSAFEICSDKSHVPHDAVSSVIKGVEIYIPLDELLDFEKEMERLLKEKENLEKELDRVKGKLSNESFVSKAPQKVVDAEREKLEKYSELYDKVLERIQFIKSKMQ